One window from the genome of Natrialba magadii ATCC 43099 encodes:
- the dacZ gene encoding diadenylate cyclase DacZ has product MAGLDDVFGQLFSNADAVVLFSPSSSVYERCRELEDLDTVVVGTDNDVGADTFVELPLEFKNVSERIDFGIEGALEQGVLEDGDELVCATSVFSDEMDTVSRVRAIADDRTGIYDLFTKSRAEPSVIKSVLELAIELGKKGQKGKPVGALFVVGDAGKVMNKSRPLSYNPFEKSHVHVGDPIVNVMLKEFSRLDGAFVISDAGKIVSAYRYLEPSAEGVDIPKGLGARHMAGGAITRDTNAISIVLSESDGLVRAFKGGELIMEVDPEAY; this is encoded by the coding sequence ATGGCCGGGTTAGACGACGTGTTCGGGCAACTCTTCTCGAACGCCGATGCAGTCGTTCTCTTTTCACCGAGTAGCTCCGTCTACGAGCGCTGTCGAGAGCTCGAGGACCTCGATACAGTCGTCGTCGGAACGGACAACGATGTCGGCGCCGATACCTTCGTCGAGCTTCCACTCGAGTTCAAGAACGTCTCGGAGCGGATCGACTTCGGTATCGAGGGGGCGCTCGAACAGGGTGTACTCGAGGATGGCGACGAACTCGTCTGTGCGACGAGCGTGTTCAGCGACGAGATGGACACGGTGTCGCGCGTGCGAGCTATCGCGGATGATCGGACGGGGATCTACGATCTCTTCACGAAATCGCGCGCGGAGCCGTCAGTGATCAAGTCGGTGCTCGAACTGGCGATCGAACTCGGGAAGAAAGGGCAGAAGGGCAAGCCGGTGGGCGCACTGTTCGTCGTCGGCGATGCAGGCAAGGTGATGAACAAATCCCGTCCGCTGTCGTACAACCCGTTCGAGAAGTCCCACGTCCACGTGGGAGATCCGATCGTGAACGTGATGCTGAAGGAGTTCTCCCGGCTTGACGGCGCGTTCGTCATCTCGGATGCGGGCAAGATCGTGTCGGCCTACCGCTACCTCGAGCCGTCCGCAGAGGGGGTGGACATTCCGAAGGGACTTGGGGCGCGACATATGGCCGGCGGTGCGATCACACGCGATACGAACGCGATCTCGATCGTGTTGTCGGAGAGTGATGGGCTCGTGCGGGCCTTCAAGGGCGGCGAGCTCATCATGGAGGTCGATCCGGAGGCGTACTGA
- a CDS encoding transcription initiation factor IIB family protein, whose amino-acid sequence MHSARDRLEYEPWLAELEQIADRLKLSQEARSCASELFLMDVPDEDRSKQAVLAASIYAGALIAGEGCTQGAVADAADVSRLAIQTRWKDRLEAAGLEPPRW is encoded by the coding sequence ATGCACAGCGCCCGCGATCGACTCGAGTACGAACCGTGGCTGGCCGAACTCGAGCAGATCGCAGATCGCCTCAAACTCTCACAGGAGGCCCGATCCTGCGCTTCTGAGCTGTTTCTCATGGATGTGCCGGACGAAGATCGGTCGAAGCAGGCCGTCCTCGCTGCCAGCATCTACGCCGGTGCACTCATCGCTGGAGAGGGGTGTACACAGGGTGCCGTCGCCGACGCCGCGGACGTCTCCAGGCTCGCGATTCAGACGCGCTGGAAGGATCGCCTCGAAGCGGCTGGGCTCGAGCCACCGCGCTGGTAG
- a CDS encoding phosphopantetheine adenylyltransferase, with amino-acid sequence MDVALGGTFDPVHDGHRRLFERAFELGDVTVGLTSDELAPQTRHVERRVRPFDERRNDLADELESIANEYDRSFEIRTLEEPTGIATEEPFDYLVVSPETKAGGERINEIRRERGYDPLEVIVVPHLRADDGDIISSTRIVRGEIDEHGNVLEAEGDDEGRPNTETDTTGGAS; translated from the coding sequence ATGGACGTCGCGCTTGGTGGGACGTTCGACCCCGTTCACGACGGCCACCGCCGGCTATTCGAACGGGCGTTCGAACTCGGAGACGTCACGGTCGGCTTGACCAGCGACGAACTCGCCCCGCAAACACGACACGTAGAGCGACGGGTCCGCCCGTTCGACGAGCGACGGAACGACCTCGCGGACGAACTCGAGTCCATCGCGAACGAGTACGACCGCAGTTTCGAGATCCGAACGCTCGAGGAACCAACTGGAATCGCGACCGAAGAACCGTTCGACTACCTGGTGGTCTCACCCGAGACCAAAGCCGGCGGGGAACGGATCAACGAGATTCGTCGCGAACGTGGCTACGACCCGCTTGAGGTCATCGTCGTCCCACACCTCCGCGCCGACGACGGTGACATCATCTCGAGTACCCGTATCGTTCGCGGCGAGATCGACGAGCACGGGAACGTACTCGAGGCCGAGGGTGACGACGAGGGCAGACCGAACACTGAGACCGACACCACCGGCGGCGCATCCTGA
- a CDS encoding APC family permease, producing the protein MTKHRLINTEVGVLGATVLIIGNVIGVSAFVLPGPLAGDVGPGVIFALFLAMIPLLFGILMSLQLGSAIPAAGGSYVYASRLVGPFWGFLLPWITIPGVWAGMLFIGFGFAEYAEFVSGTVGAVPEIPELALVYGLLIPFIILNVLGIKMVAIIQFTMVSLIVVGMLAFIIPGAFVVDTANYTPAFPEGAGTVIVAIVSLYFPLRGFRLVLELGEEMEDPAKNIPRVLGLSAVISLTLLVGLVVVLVGTTNWQALGEMDAAVAQVSLDNFPAPLTGLVFVAAAMGALTSINMTYTAYSRLLMRAGRDNIIPGELARIHDRFESPHVAVLVLGIPPLLIAPVSPGTVTLSVALSLTILFGLAVAGVALWNLPSAFPQRYEYSLYKLPLWVLRFVAAGAVISAGFLWILVSTQLPAMVAVLAGWMVLGYGFYRTRLWWFSKRGVDLKARMRRLHENEQRTAD; encoded by the coding sequence ATGACAAAACATCGTCTCATCAACACCGAGGTCGGCGTTCTCGGTGCAACAGTCCTCATCATCGGTAACGTAATCGGTGTGAGCGCGTTCGTCCTCCCGGGTCCGCTCGCGGGTGACGTCGGTCCCGGCGTCATCTTTGCACTCTTCCTTGCGATGATTCCGCTCCTGTTCGGGATACTCATGTCGCTTCAGTTGGGAAGTGCCATTCCGGCTGCCGGTGGCAGCTACGTCTACGCATCCCGGCTCGTCGGCCCCTTCTGGGGCTTCTTGCTCCCCTGGATCACGATTCCTGGCGTCTGGGCGGGTATGCTATTCATCGGCTTTGGATTCGCCGAGTACGCCGAGTTCGTCTCTGGAACGGTGGGTGCCGTCCCTGAAATTCCGGAACTCGCGCTCGTCTATGGCCTGCTCATCCCCTTCATCATCCTCAACGTCCTCGGAATCAAAATGGTCGCGATCATCCAGTTCACAATGGTCTCGCTCATCGTCGTCGGCATGCTCGCGTTCATCATCCCCGGCGCGTTCGTCGTCGACACGGCGAACTATACGCCAGCCTTCCCCGAAGGCGCTGGCACGGTCATCGTCGCCATCGTCTCGCTGTACTTCCCGCTTCGTGGCTTCCGACTGGTACTCGAGTTAGGTGAGGAGATGGAAGACCCCGCCAAGAACATTCCACGGGTGCTCGGGCTCTCGGCTGTGATTTCGCTCACGCTGCTGGTTGGCCTCGTGGTCGTTCTCGTCGGGACGACGAACTGGCAGGCACTCGGCGAGATGGATGCTGCGGTGGCGCAGGTCTCGCTCGACAACTTCCCGGCACCCCTGACGGGATTGGTCTTCGTCGCGGCGGCAATGGGTGCGCTCACGTCGATCAACATGACGTATACGGCCTACTCGCGGCTCCTGATGCGCGCCGGGCGTGATAACATCATCCCGGGCGAACTCGCGCGGATTCACGACCGGTTCGAGTCGCCCCACGTGGCGGTGCTCGTCCTCGGGATTCCGCCGCTGCTCATCGCACCGGTTTCACCCGGGACGGTCACGCTCTCGGTTGCGCTCTCGCTGACGATTCTGTTCGGCCTCGCCGTCGCGGGCGTCGCGCTCTGGAATCTGCCATCGGCGTTCCCGCAGCGCTATGAGTACTCGCTGTACAAGCTCCCGCTGTGGGTGCTCCGGTTCGTCGCTGCGGGCGCAGTGATCTCCGCCGGCTTCCTCTGGATTCTGGTCTCGACCCAGCTTCCGGCGATGGTCGCCGTGCTCGCCGGCTGGATGGTGCTCGGCTACGGCTTCTACCGGACGCGTCTCTGGTGGTTCAGCAAGCGTGGTGTGGATCTCAAAGCCAGAATGCGTCGGCTGCACGAGAACGAACAACGGACGGCAGACTGA
- a CDS encoding mechanosensitive ion channel domain-containing protein — protein MDWQALIDEPAVIAAAVLALGIVVGYLVGRLNKELLSASGVPDAVEGTPFERTAQSIGTSSVEIVARLSSWFIYGIAVLTAIHIAQLLDTEAFWIRVVEFIPQVFIAVLVLIFGFIVADKAELAVSEYLRGVKLPEVSIIPKVVKYSVLYVAFLIALGQIGVYVAPLLILLAVYAVGIVIVGAVVFKDFLISSAAGIYLLLNQPYGIGDQIRIGEQSGIVQEVDLFVTKIEDDSEEYIIPNRKVFEDELVRVRD, from the coding sequence ATGGACTGGCAGGCCCTCATCGACGAACCGGCCGTCATAGCCGCGGCAGTGCTTGCACTCGGGATCGTTGTCGGCTATCTGGTTGGACGACTCAACAAGGAGTTGCTCTCAGCCTCGGGCGTACCGGACGCCGTCGAGGGGACGCCGTTCGAGCGGACTGCTCAGTCAATCGGCACCTCGTCCGTCGAAATCGTTGCGCGATTGAGTTCGTGGTTCATCTACGGCATTGCCGTCCTGACGGCGATTCACATCGCCCAGTTGCTCGACACGGAGGCGTTCTGGATCCGGGTCGTCGAGTTCATCCCGCAGGTGTTCATCGCGGTCCTCGTGCTCATCTTCGGCTTTATCGTGGCCGACAAGGCCGAACTGGCCGTCAGCGAGTACCTCCGCGGTGTCAAACTCCCCGAAGTCTCGATCATCCCGAAGGTCGTCAAGTACTCCGTCCTCTACGTCGCCTTCCTCATCGCGCTGGGACAGATCGGCGTCTACGTCGCGCCGCTATTGATCCTGCTCGCGGTGTACGCCGTCGGCATCGTCATCGTCGGCGCGGTCGTCTTCAAAGACTTCCTGATCTCGAGTGCGGCGGGGATTTACCTGCTGCTCAACCAGCCCTACGGGATTGGCGACCAGATTCGAATCGGCGAGCAGTCCGGTATCGTCCAGGAGGTCGACCTCTTCGTGACGAAGATCGAGGACGACTCCGAGGAGTACATCATCCCGAATCGGAAGGTCTTCGAGGACGAACTGGTTCGTGTTCGCGACTAG